A genome region from Salvia splendens isolate huo1 chromosome 19, SspV2, whole genome shotgun sequence includes the following:
- the LOC121778448 gene encoding histone H2B.3-like, producing the protein MAPKAEKKPAEKKPAAEKAPAAEKAPAEKKPKAGKKLPKDAGAADKKKKRIKKNVETYKIYIFKVLKQVHPDIGISSKAMGIMNSFINDIFEKMAQESSRLARYNKKPTITSREIQTAVRLVLPGELAKHAVSEGTKAVTKFTSS; encoded by the coding sequence ATGGCACCAAAGGCAGAGAAGAAACCCGCCGAGAAGAAGCCCGCCGCCGAGAAGGCCCCCGCGGCAGAGAAGGCTCCGGCGGAGAAGAAGCCGAAGGCAGGGAAGAAGCTGCCGAAGGACGCCGGCGCCGcggacaagaagaagaagaggatcaAGAAGAACGTGGAGACCTACAAGATCTACATCTTCAAGGTGCTGAAGCAGGTCCACCCCGACATCGGGATCTCCAGCAAGGCGATGGGCATCATGAACAGCTTCATCAACGATATCTTCGAGAAGATGGCGCAGGAGTCGTCGCGGCTGGCGCGCTACAACAAGAAGCCGACGATTACTTCGCGCGAGATCCAGACTGCGGTGAGGCTGGTGCTTCCTGGAGAGCTGGCGAAGCACGCCGTCTCGGAAGGGACGAAGGCGGTTACCAAATTCACTAGCTCTTGA